A section of the Amycolatopsis sp. AA4 genome encodes:
- a CDS encoding PQQ-dependent sugar dehydrogenase, translating to MAWRKLRSLLVAAVAVLAVPTVVTAVAPAAAAGTPALPPGFVLRDLPTGLGQYEFTDFAWLPDDSVLALGKSGVVNWVPAAGGGAPARIAAFPVETQGDMGLTSIALAPDYAASHQIYLNRSVSLGNGQYTLRAAKFTVQLDGAGHPSGLTGEQVIFDLPGSPYYIHGLDTVYPAPDGTLWYSVGDNGDAGKTNPVAFVAQDLDSPFGKILHLTADGKGVPSNPYYNAAAPDSARSKVFASGFRNPFRFSLDPKSGLPVVGDVGWYTWEELDVVQPGANLAWPCYEGNHPTPGYSTDSRCASAVNTAPLWDYQHGTDPSQGNCVTGGIVYGGTTYPAAYQGAYFFGDYAGEKIWTLRYDEQGKLTQAPTSPAPFQNVGGVTRISAAPNGDIVFSDLNSGLLRRLSYSTNNSPPVAKATSSTDPDTRTVSFDASGSTDADSDPLTYSWDFGDGSTGTGVQASHQYGDGASFTATLTVSDPLGGVGTAKIAVAPGNHSPVLTLSAPDKDFAVGEPVSLSATATDVEDGPLPVTWTSLIRHCPDLGACHVHPGDGTTGPTWTVPFTDHTDSRMEFTATVTDSAGVQASKTYVAYPRQHRLTLVGTQPAALSIPSEGGVSTSMVTEGATFDVTAALVGTDGVSKFTGWQGGPATSSWSITVGTSDMTLTANYLTAIDQRYAAEPGLQSVLGAPTGPEVVDGLVRYRPYANGRLYWSAATGVHEIGGQILARYLAIGGHQVYGPPVTDETSTPDGVGRYNHLLGTPASQAASVYWTPSTGAHSVQGQIRAKWAALGWERGVGYPTTDETGTPDGVGRYNHFTGGSVYWTPTGGAHQIGGAIRDKWASLGWERGLGYPTTDESVTPDGVGRYNHFTIGGSIYWTPSTGAHQIGGAIRDKWASLGWERGMGYPTTDETSTPNGIARYNHFTGGGSIYWSPGTGAHMVQGEIRKRWAALGWENGYLRLPTSDEYPISGGARSDFQGGYVVYRYGSTADYRW from the coding sequence ATGGCCTGGCGCAAGCTCCGCTCCCTGCTGGTGGCCGCAGTCGCGGTCCTCGCCGTCCCCACCGTGGTCACCGCCGTCGCCCCGGCGGCAGCAGCCGGCACCCCGGCGCTGCCGCCGGGGTTCGTCTTGCGGGACCTGCCCACCGGACTCGGACAGTACGAGTTCACCGACTTCGCCTGGCTGCCCGACGACAGCGTGCTGGCCCTCGGCAAGTCCGGCGTCGTCAACTGGGTCCCGGCCGCAGGCGGCGGCGCGCCGGCGCGGATCGCCGCCTTCCCGGTCGAAACGCAGGGCGACATGGGCCTCACGAGCATCGCCCTCGCACCGGACTACGCCGCCTCGCACCAGATCTACCTGAACCGTTCGGTCTCGCTCGGCAACGGCCAGTACACGCTGCGCGCCGCGAAGTTCACCGTGCAGCTCGACGGCGCGGGGCATCCGTCCGGACTGACCGGCGAGCAGGTGATTTTCGACCTGCCCGGCAGCCCGTACTACATCCACGGCCTCGACACGGTTTACCCCGCGCCGGACGGCACGCTCTGGTACTCCGTCGGCGACAACGGCGACGCGGGCAAGACCAACCCGGTCGCCTTCGTCGCACAGGACCTCGACTCGCCGTTCGGCAAGATCCTGCACCTCACCGCGGACGGCAAGGGCGTGCCGAGCAATCCGTACTACAACGCGGCCGCGCCGGATTCCGCGCGCAGCAAGGTGTTCGCCAGCGGCTTCCGCAACCCGTTCCGGTTCAGTCTCGACCCGAAGAGCGGACTGCCGGTGGTCGGCGACGTCGGCTGGTACACGTGGGAAGAGCTGGACGTCGTCCAGCCGGGGGCGAATCTCGCGTGGCCTTGCTACGAGGGGAACCACCCCACGCCGGGCTACTCGACCGACTCGCGGTGCGCTTCGGCGGTGAACACCGCGCCGTTGTGGGACTACCAGCACGGGACGGATCCGTCGCAGGGCAACTGCGTCACCGGCGGGATCGTGTATGGCGGCACTACTTATCCGGCGGCTTACCAGGGTGCGTACTTCTTCGGCGACTACGCGGGGGAGAAGATCTGGACGTTGCGTTATGACGAGCAAGGCAAGCTTACGCAGGCACCGACGAGTCCAGCGCCGTTCCAGAATGTCGGTGGGGTTACTAGAATTTCCGCCGCGCCTAACGGGGACATCGTGTTCAGCGACCTCAACTCTGGCCTGCTGCGCCGGTTGAGCTATTCGACGAACAACTCCCCTCCGGTGGCTAAGGCGACGTCTTCGACGGATCCGGATACGCGTACGGTTTCCTTTGACGCCAGCGGTTCTACGGACGCGGACAGCGATCCGCTCACCTATTCCTGGGACTTCGGCGACGGCAGCACCGGTACTGGGGTTCAGGCCAGCCACCAGTACGGAGACGGTGCTTCGTTCACCGCGACCTTGACGGTTTCCGATCCGCTCGGCGGGGTCGGGACGGCGAAGATCGCTGTCGCACCGGGGAATCACTCGCCAGTGCTGACTTTGTCCGCACCGGACAAGGACTTCGCGGTCGGTGAGCCGGTTTCGTTGTCGGCGACGGCTACCGATGTCGAGGATGGGCCGCTTCCGGTTACGTGGACGTCGTTGATTCGGCATTGTCCAGATCTCGGGGCCTGTCACGTGCATCCAGGGGACGGAACAACTGGTCCTACGTGGACTGTTCCGTTTACCGATCACACTGACTCCCGGATGGAATTCACCGCGACGGTCACGGACAGCGCGGGGGTGCAGGCGAGCAAGACGTACGTCGCTTACCCGCGCCAGCACCGGTTGACGTTGGTGGGGACGCAGCCCGCCGCGCTGAGCATCCCGAGCGAGGGCGGCGTCAGCACCTCGATGGTCACTGAGGGTGCGACGTTTGACGTGACCGCGGCGTTGGTCGGCACCGATGGGGTCTCCAAGTTCACCGGTTGGCAGGGCGGTCCGGCTACCTCTTCGTGGTCGATCACCGTGGGCACCAGCGACATGACGCTGACCGCGAACTACCTGACGGCGATCGATCAACGATATGCGGCTGAGCCGGGATTGCAGAGTGTGCTCGGCGCGCCGACGGGTCCCGAGGTGGTGGACGGCCTGGTGCGGTACCGGCCTTACGCGAACGGGCGGTTGTACTGGTCCGCGGCCACCGGGGTGCACGAGATCGGCGGGCAGATCCTGGCTCGGTATCTCGCGATCGGCGGGCACCAGGTGTACGGGCCGCCGGTGACCGACGAGACTTCGACTCCGGACGGCGTCGGGCGGTACAACCATTTGCTCGGTACGCCGGCCAGTCAGGCCGCGTCGGTTTACTGGACTCCGTCCACCGGAGCGCATTCGGTGCAGGGGCAGATTCGGGCCAAGTGGGCCGCCCTCGGCTGGGAGCGCGGGGTGGGGTATCCGACCACCGACGAGACCGGGACTCCCGACGGGGTCGGGCGGTACAACCACTTCACCGGCGGGTCGGTGTATTGGACGCCTACCGGTGGCGCGCATCAGATCGGCGGCGCGATCCGGGACAAGTGGGCTTCGCTGGGCTGGGAACGCGGTCTTGGCTACCCGACCACGGACGAGTCGGTGACGCCGGACGGCGTGGGCCGGTACAACCACTTCACGATCGGCGGGTCGATCTACTGGACGCCGTCGACCGGGGCGCACCAGATCGGCGGGGCGATCCGGGACAAGTGGGCTTCGCTGGGTTGGGAGCGCGGGATGGGATACCCGACGACCGACGAAACCAGTACTCCCAACGGAATCGCGCGGTACAACCACTTCACCGGCGGTGGCTCGATCTACTGGAGCCCGGGCACCGGAGCGCACATGGTGCAGGGAGAGATCCGCAAGCGGTGGGCCGCGCTCGGCTGGGAGAACGGGTACCTGCGGTTGCCGACCTCGGACGAGTACCCGATCAGCGGTGGCGCGCGCAGCGATTTCCAGGGCGGGTACGTCGTTTACCGGTATGGGAGCACGG
- a CDS encoding L,D-transpeptidase, whose protein sequence is MDISAHRAWLLQDGKVIYGPVSMLPGRSGHATPTGTFHVLSKEKLHLSKQFDNAPMPNSVFFYPGDAFHTGSLKVYSHGCIHLSAASSLRFFNTLHVGDVVQVVP, encoded by the coding sequence GTGGACATTTCCGCGCACCGCGCCTGGCTGCTGCAGGACGGCAAGGTGATCTACGGTCCCGTTTCGATGCTTCCCGGGCGCAGCGGTCACGCGACGCCGACCGGCACGTTCCACGTGCTTTCCAAGGAAAAGCTGCACCTGAGCAAGCAGTTCGACAACGCGCCGATGCCGAACTCGGTCTTCTTCTACCCGGGCGACGCGTTCCACACCGGCAGCCTGAAGGTGTACTCGCACGGCTGCATCCACCTGTCGGCGGCGTCGTCGCTGCGGTTCTTCAACACCCTGCACGTCGGCGACGTGGTCCAGGTCGTGCCCTGA
- a CDS encoding serine/threonine-protein kinase, whose translation MLIADRYEVDDLPLGRGGMGSVHRGLDRRLGRRVAIKLLRLPGGDEELEERFAREARILATLDHPGAPTLYDFGAHDDRLFQVMQFVEGVTLDDLLAEHGPLPVPWAAAIAAQAAAVLSAAHARAVCHRDLKPANLMLCPDGSVKVMDFGLAVLREADTARFTRAGQLLGTPSYMAPEQIQRGHAEPRSDLYALGCVLHEMLTGRPVFTGPTAYAVFDKQVKETAPVVPGVPRELNALLAATLAKDPSVRPSGAEVLYAHLVPFARDLPPLPGFLHPPTVLSPSRMYARMVGLSGER comes from the coding sequence ATGCTGATCGCGGACCGCTACGAGGTCGACGATCTGCCGCTCGGGCGGGGCGGCATGGGTTCGGTGCACCGCGGGCTCGACCGGCGGCTCGGCCGGCGAGTCGCGATCAAGCTGCTTCGGCTTCCCGGCGGTGACGAAGAGCTGGAAGAACGCTTCGCCCGCGAAGCGCGGATCCTCGCCACGCTCGACCATCCCGGCGCGCCCACGCTCTACGACTTCGGTGCCCATGACGACCGGTTGTTCCAGGTCATGCAGTTCGTCGAAGGCGTGACGCTGGACGATCTGCTCGCCGAACACGGTCCGCTGCCGGTGCCGTGGGCGGCGGCGATCGCGGCGCAAGCGGCTGCGGTGCTGTCGGCGGCGCACGCTCGCGCGGTCTGTCACCGTGACCTCAAACCGGCCAACCTCATGCTTTGCCCGGACGGCAGCGTGAAGGTGATGGACTTCGGGCTCGCTGTGTTGCGCGAAGCCGACACTGCTCGCTTCACGCGCGCGGGGCAGTTGCTGGGTACGCCGTCGTACATGGCTCCAGAGCAGATCCAGCGTGGGCACGCGGAGCCGCGAAGCGACCTGTACGCGCTTGGTTGTGTACTGCACGAGATGCTCACTGGCCGTCCGGTCTTCACCGGGCCGACGGCGTACGCGGTGTTCGACAAGCAGGTGAAGGAAACAGCGCCCGTCGTTCCTGGCGTACCTCGGGAGCTGAACGCGCTTCTCGCTGCGACGCTTGCGAAGGATCCTTCGGTGCGACCGTCTGGGGCCGAAGTGCTGTACGCGCATCTCGTGCCCTTCGCGCGCGACTTGCCGCCATTGCCGGGATTCCTGCACCCGCCAACCGTGCTGAGTCCTTCGCGGATGTACGCGCGCATGGTCGGGCTTAGCGGCGAGCGCTGA
- a CDS encoding class I SAM-dependent DNA methyltransferase: protein MADDAAVSAADIARLAGVRRAAVSNWRRRHDDFPKPVGGTASSPLFSLPEVQAWLRGRGRPFELAPIDEAWQRLRALGDDLDLGTRLAAVGEYLAGDGEGPDDPELLALISQLASSEGAAETFEQLCDRFFEAHARRLSPTPTAYADLMVRLTGAKGAKVLDPACGFGSLLLAAAATRARGQDVDPDTARIAGIRLRLHGADAEVYAADALRADAFAGRLADVVLCDPPFNERGWGHEELVGDARWEYGLPPRGESELAWVQHCLAHVKPGGAVAVLMPGAAAGRRSGKRIRANLLRAGALRAVCTLAPGTDLWLLTRPEPERRAPATVLIADTTADDVEQLWQDFLADPDLGERIIDVLDDDVDLTPSGRPGESDSGEAFLAAQRVFGQIGIELPELEPASGETAHTTVGELVKAGALRITHAPPRTADGDEPVLTTDDVLLGGPPTGHAAPDPAAVFAHDGDVVASVTGAVIVHSGAPVRLGPALSRYRVDPELLDAQFLAGCLRAADFPVHSASTRIDARRLKVPRHPLETQRAYGVAFRALADFDRALRQTAEIGRDLVRLGFAALAEGRLKPGGG from the coding sequence ATGGCAGACGACGCGGCGGTGAGTGCGGCCGACATCGCGCGCCTGGCGGGCGTGCGCCGGGCGGCGGTGAGCAACTGGCGGCGGCGCCATGACGATTTTCCCAAACCCGTAGGCGGCACGGCGTCCAGCCCGTTGTTTTCGCTTCCGGAGGTGCAGGCGTGGCTGCGCGGGCGCGGTCGTCCGTTCGAGCTGGCGCCGATTGACGAAGCGTGGCAACGGCTGCGCGCGCTCGGCGACGACCTCGACCTCGGCACACGGCTGGCGGCAGTCGGCGAGTACCTCGCGGGCGACGGGGAAGGCCCGGACGACCCGGAGCTGCTGGCGCTGATCTCCCAGCTCGCCTCGAGCGAAGGCGCGGCGGAGACCTTCGAGCAGCTTTGCGATCGCTTCTTCGAAGCACACGCCCGTCGGCTCTCGCCGACGCCGACCGCGTACGCCGACCTGATGGTGCGGCTGACCGGCGCGAAGGGGGCCAAGGTGCTGGACCCCGCGTGCGGGTTCGGCTCGTTGCTGCTGGCCGCCGCGGCGACGCGGGCGCGAGGGCAGGACGTCGACCCGGACACGGCGCGGATCGCGGGCATCCGGCTGCGGTTGCACGGCGCGGACGCCGAGGTGTACGCCGCGGATGCGTTGCGCGCGGACGCTTTCGCCGGTCGGCTGGCGGACGTCGTGCTGTGCGATCCGCCGTTCAACGAGCGCGGGTGGGGGCACGAGGAACTCGTCGGCGACGCGCGCTGGGAGTACGGCCTGCCGCCGCGTGGCGAGTCGGAGCTGGCGTGGGTGCAGCACTGCCTGGCGCACGTGAAACCCGGTGGCGCGGTGGCGGTGTTGATGCCGGGCGCCGCGGCCGGACGGCGGAGCGGGAAGCGCATCCGGGCCAATCTCCTTCGAGCGGGCGCGTTGCGCGCGGTGTGCACGCTCGCGCCGGGCACCGATCTCTGGCTGCTCACCCGGCCGGAACCGGAGCGGCGCGCGCCGGCGACGGTGTTGATCGCCGACACCACCGCGGACGACGTCGAGCAGCTGTGGCAGGACTTTCTCGCCGATCCGGACCTCGGCGAACGCATCATCGACGTGCTCGACGACGACGTCGACCTGACCCCGTCGGGCCGTCCCGGCGAGAGCGATTCGGGCGAGGCTTTCCTTGCCGCGCAACGGGTTTTCGGGCAGATCGGGATCGAGCTGCCCGAGTTGGAACCGGCGTCCGGCGAAACGGCGCACACGACCGTCGGCGAGCTGGTGAAGGCGGGCGCGCTGCGGATCACGCACGCGCCCCCGCGCACCGCCGACGGCGACGAACCCGTGCTGACCACCGACGACGTCCTGCTCGGCGGCCCGCCGACCGGGCACGCCGCACCGGATCCGGCGGCGGTGTTCGCGCACGACGGCGACGTGGTCGCGTCGGTCACCGGCGCAGTGATCGTCCACAGTGGAGCGCCGGTGCGGCTCGGGCCCGCGCTTTCCCGTTATCGCGTGGATCCGGAGCTGCTCGACGCGCAGTTCCTCGCCGGCTGCCTGCGCGCCGCGGACTTCCCGGTGCACAGCGCGTCGACCCGGATCGACGCGCGCCGGCTCAAGGTGCCGCGGCATCCGCTCGAAACGCAGCGTGCGTACGGCGTCGCGTTCCGCGCGCTCGCGGACTTCGACCGGGCGCTGCGGCAAACCGCGGAAATCGGCCGCGACCTGGTGCGGCTAGGCTTTGCCGCACTCGCCGAAGGACGGCTGAAGCCCGGTGGCGGGTGA
- a CDS encoding PP2C family serine/threonine-protein phosphatase, with amino-acid sequence MATEQTRFTLRYSAGSDQGRRRPNNEDSVYASGRLLVVADGIGGQPHGEVASSTAVSVLASLDAELRTLDLTAHNLSNLLSDGVRRVAGQLARVAEETPATHGMGTTLTALLFDGTHFAAAHVGDSRGYLLRDGELQRITRDHTLAQALVEDGTISAADADHHPRGSMLMKALLSTGSAEPDVWEFTPHPGDRYLLCSDGLTAGASEPAIQEVLSQGAPEEVVPRLIALANEGGGPDNITIVVADVVPA; translated from the coding sequence ATGGCCACCGAGCAGACCCGGTTCACCCTGCGGTACTCCGCGGGCTCGGACCAAGGGCGACGACGCCCCAACAACGAGGACTCCGTGTACGCCAGCGGGCGGCTGCTCGTGGTGGCGGACGGGATCGGCGGCCAGCCGCACGGCGAAGTGGCCAGCTCGACCGCGGTCAGCGTGCTGGCCTCGCTGGACGCGGAGCTGCGCACCCTGGACCTCACCGCGCACAACCTGTCGAACCTGCTCTCCGACGGCGTCCGCCGGGTCGCCGGGCAGCTCGCGCGCGTGGCCGAGGAAACCCCCGCCACGCATGGCATGGGCACTACCCTCACCGCGCTGCTGTTCGACGGCACCCACTTCGCCGCCGCGCACGTCGGCGACTCCCGCGGCTACCTCCTGCGCGACGGCGAACTGCAGCGCATCACGCGCGACCACACCCTGGCGCAGGCCCTGGTCGAAGACGGCACGATCAGCGCCGCCGACGCCGACCACCACCCGCGCGGCTCGATGCTGATGAAGGCACTCCTGAGCACCGGCTCGGCCGAACCGGACGTCTGGGAATTCACCCCGCACCCCGGCGACCGCTACCTGCTCTGCTCCGACGGCCTCACCGCGGGCGCCAGCGAACCGGCCATCCAGGAGGTCCTCTCCCAGGGCGCCCCGGAGGAAGTCGTCCCGAGGCTCATCGCTTTGGCCAACGAGGGCGGCGGCCCGGACAACATCACCATCGTGGTCGCCGACGTCGTCCCGGCCTGA
- a CDS encoding MFS transporter, translated as MLEESTSAKAGPREWLGLAVLLLPCVLASMDMSVMFVAMPSLTADLEPSGAQLLWIMDSYGFLLAGLLITMGTLGDRIGRRRLLMAGAAAFGGASVLAAFAATPTMLIVARMLLGIAGATLAPSTLALIRSMFHDARQRATAVGLWTAGFAGGAVLGPIIGGLLLQHFHWGSVFLINVPVMLLLLMLGPLLLPEHRVPVQGRFDLLGAVLSIGSVLGIVYGVKQLAAHGFGWLPIASCVAGLAVGVAFVRRQRTAARPLIDLALVRSRAFAVPLLIDLLATFALVGFNLFTWQYLQVVLGMSPLESALWSLPTFAVMPIGIAAAATLAARIGKPRVMAIGLLVAAAGFVVLTFPPPGVGSFIAALTVVSLGIAGVAAVVTDVILSAAPPERAGMASAMAETSAEFGGAMGIALLGSIGAAVYRSAMGPEGGKTLESAAKLPPGDALREAAFAAFGTETRVAAAVCAALTLGAAVVIARTR; from the coding sequence ATGCTCGAAGAATCAACCTCCGCGAAAGCCGGTCCACGGGAATGGCTCGGGCTGGCTGTCCTGCTGCTGCCGTGCGTGCTGGCGTCGATGGACATGTCGGTGATGTTCGTTGCCATGCCGTCGTTGACCGCCGATCTGGAGCCGAGCGGCGCGCAACTGCTGTGGATCATGGATTCGTACGGTTTCCTGCTGGCCGGCCTGCTCATCACCATGGGCACGCTCGGCGACCGGATCGGCCGCCGCCGGTTGCTGATGGCCGGAGCGGCGGCGTTCGGCGGCGCGTCGGTCCTCGCCGCTTTCGCCGCCACGCCGACGATGCTCATCGTCGCCCGGATGCTGCTCGGCATCGCCGGGGCCACGCTCGCGCCTTCTACCCTCGCGCTGATCCGCAGCATGTTCCACGATGCCCGGCAGCGCGCGACGGCGGTCGGCCTGTGGACAGCGGGTTTCGCGGGCGGTGCCGTGCTCGGCCCGATCATCGGCGGCCTGCTGCTCCAGCACTTCCACTGGGGTTCGGTGTTCCTGATCAACGTGCCGGTGATGCTTCTCCTGTTGATGCTCGGTCCGTTGCTGCTGCCCGAACACCGGGTGCCCGTGCAAGGCCGCTTCGACCTGCTTGGCGCGGTGTTGTCGATCGGGTCCGTGCTCGGAATCGTCTACGGCGTCAAGCAACTCGCCGCGCACGGCTTCGGTTGGCTGCCGATCGCGAGCTGTGTTGCCGGGCTCGCTGTCGGGGTGGCTTTCGTGCGGCGTCAGCGCACCGCCGCGCGTCCGCTGATCGACCTCGCGCTGGTGCGGTCGCGCGCGTTCGCGGTGCCGTTGCTGATCGATCTGCTGGCGACGTTCGCGCTGGTCGGGTTCAACCTGTTCACCTGGCAGTACCTGCAGGTCGTGCTGGGGATGAGCCCGCTGGAGTCGGCGCTGTGGTCGCTGCCGACGTTCGCCGTGATGCCGATCGGGATCGCCGCGGCCGCCACGCTGGCCGCCCGGATCGGCAAACCGCGCGTGATGGCGATCGGCCTGCTCGTGGCCGCGGCGGGCTTCGTCGTGCTGACGTTCCCGCCGCCCGGAGTCGGGTCTTTCATCGCGGCGCTCACGGTGGTGTCGCTCGGCATCGCCGGAGTCGCGGCGGTGGTGACGGACGTGATTCTGTCCGCCGCGCCCCCGGAACGAGCCGGAATGGCGTCGGCGATGGCGGAGACGTCCGCGGAGTTCGGGGGCGCGATGGGAATCGCCCTGCTGGGAAGCATCGGCGCGGCCGTGTACCGCTCGGCGATGGGGCCGGAGGGCGGGAAAACCCTGGAGTCCGCGGCGAAGCTCCCGCCCGGAGACGCGCTGCGAGAGGCGGCCTTCGCGGCGTTCGGCACGGAAACCCGAGTGGCAGCGGCGGTGTGCGCGGCACTGACTCTCGGCGCGGCTGTGGTGATCGCGCGCACTCGGTGA
- a CDS encoding TetR/AcrR family transcriptional regulator — translation MQCGSCGKPLAAPDRGRPRQYCSRACQARAYRARKAESEEDRGHLTVDRIVRAGIAVADAEGLEALSMRRVAAELGAGTMALYRHVASKDDLVALMVEAALTEVPLPETPPRDWRDGLERAAYRDWDLYHRHPWILAKVLVTTRTHDSPALSADSEHAFASFDGLDLDPADAFRYLFLFASYVQGVALTYVSDVEAERRGAPVHHPSFDAYPRLGKAMRAMADPWELDELFASGLSGVLDGIAADLAGKGIL, via the coding sequence GTGCAGTGCGGATCCTGCGGAAAGCCGCTCGCCGCTCCGGATCGGGGCCGTCCGCGGCAATACTGCTCAAGGGCCTGCCAGGCGAGGGCGTACCGCGCTCGCAAAGCAGAGTCCGAAGAGGACCGCGGCCACCTGACTGTCGACCGGATCGTGCGGGCGGGGATCGCGGTCGCGGACGCCGAGGGGCTCGAAGCGCTGTCGATGCGCCGGGTGGCGGCCGAACTCGGCGCGGGAACCATGGCGCTGTACCGGCACGTCGCGTCCAAAGACGACCTGGTGGCGCTGATGGTCGAAGCGGCGCTCACCGAGGTCCCGCTGCCGGAAACCCCGCCGCGAGACTGGCGCGACGGGCTGGAGCGCGCTGCGTACCGCGACTGGGACCTCTACCACCGGCACCCGTGGATCCTGGCGAAAGTGCTGGTGACCACCCGGACCCACGACAGCCCCGCGCTCTCCGCGGACAGCGAGCACGCGTTCGCCTCCTTCGACGGCCTCGACCTCGACCCGGCGGACGCGTTCCGGTACCTGTTCCTGTTCGCCTCGTACGTGCAAGGCGTCGCGCTCACCTACGTCAGCGACGTGGAGGCGGAACGCCGCGGCGCACCGGTGCACCACCCGAGCTTCGACGCCTACCCGCGCCTCGGCAAGGCGATGCGGGCGATGGCCGACCCGTGGGAGCTGGACGAACTGTTCGCGTCCGGGCTCTCCGGTGTGTTGGACGGGATCGCGGCCGATCTGGCGGGCAAGGGAATCCTCTGA
- a CDS encoding nuclear transport factor 2 family protein encodes MDHRAAQEFATHWAKAWNAHDLDALMTHFADGVTFRSPVAIQVLGGDGVIRGKEALRAYWAEGLRRIPDLRFEVLGVYVGVDALVINYRNQKGGLVSEVLVFDGPLVVEGYGTYLGDDPNPAGAR; translated from the coding sequence ATGGACCACCGCGCAGCTCAAGAATTCGCCACCCACTGGGCCAAGGCCTGGAACGCCCACGACCTCGACGCCCTGATGACCCACTTCGCCGACGGCGTGACCTTCCGGTCCCCGGTCGCGATCCAGGTGCTCGGCGGCGACGGCGTGATCCGCGGCAAGGAGGCGCTGCGCGCGTACTGGGCCGAGGGGCTGCGCCGGATTCCCGACCTCCGCTTCGAGGTCCTCGGCGTCTATGTCGGAGTCGACGCGCTCGTCATCAACTACCGCAACCAGAAGGGCGGGCTGGTCAGCGAGGTCCTGGTCTTCGACGGCCCGCTCGTCGTCGAGGGCTACGGCACCTACCTCGGCGACGACCCGAATCCGGCCGGCGCTCGCTGA